One region of Haloprofundus salilacus genomic DNA includes:
- a CDS encoding DUF302 domain-containing protein, with translation MALPIDPSALDAGDIGEKRATLHMDHEEAIEHIRETFLDAGFGIPAEFSPSELLNEKVDADRDPYYVLGACNPAIADRVLDASDNKMGALFPCNVVLWEEEPGVQTVYHLSIMRVARLTGIVPDDEEMADIVAETGELVDEAYANLDTA, from the coding sequence ATGGCTCTGCCAATCGACCCGTCGGCGCTCGACGCCGGCGACATCGGCGAGAAGCGCGCGACGCTCCACATGGACCACGAGGAAGCCATCGAACACATCCGAGAGACGTTTCTCGACGCCGGATTCGGTATCCCGGCGGAGTTTTCGCCCTCAGAGTTGCTCAACGAGAAGGTCGACGCCGATCGCGACCCGTACTATGTGCTCGGCGCGTGCAATCCGGCCATCGCCGACAGGGTGCTCGACGCCTCCGACAACAAGATGGGCGCGCTGTTCCCCTGCAACGTCGTCCTCTGGGAGGAGGAACCGGGCGTCCAGACGGTGTACCACTTGAGCATCATGCGCGTCGCCCGCCTCACGGGCATCGTGCCCGACGACGAGGAGATGGCCGATATCGTCGCCGAAACGGGCGAGTTGGTCGACGAGGCGTACGCAAACCTCGACACCGCGTAG
- a CDS encoding DUF5789 family protein: MADDDAEDEGPVVELGDGEPVDGAPVARVASRLTWPQQASSIRQKEGDAVVRTPNGAQTLSDVLDRVDETYFDTRQTFVREIHAVVGDGPVETSN, encoded by the coding sequence ATGGCTGACGACGATGCGGAAGACGAGGGTCCAGTCGTCGAACTCGGTGACGGCGAACCGGTCGACGGCGCACCGGTGGCGCGCGTCGCGTCGCGACTGACCTGGCCGCAGCAGGCGAGTAGCATCCGACAGAAGGAAGGCGACGCCGTCGTTCGGACGCCGAACGGCGCGCAGACGCTCTCGGACGTGTTGGACCGCGTCGACGAGACGTACTTCGACACGCGGCAAACGTTCGTGCGCGAGATCCACGCCGTCGTCGGCGACGGTCCGGTCGAGACCTCGAACTGA
- a CDS encoding DUF2157 domain-containing protein, producing the protein MTSLSEAYRAGTRHASDRRLYAGVGLFLTGALLVVLGIVAATTNLLVGPEAPLWQARELGITLGGLGVPAVFLGIFAILPAGRRTRLAAVLGALITLAGVALFWEAYPCQWSGASCGGGQMELTLPTLGLYFLGSATTFWCLFVGVANFKTRNDPGGTVRMEVTRQGETKIVEVERSAVKGLGGVGLLGATPDGEVETQTNQPTNVSSVDSVGGTSENPSRGSFGSSRSNHSSASDGSPSWSSTSNSTVSDGGAADSDIYSPLDDPVPGDAEVLSSETPSQPRQPKGDSYCGSCAHFEYVRTEHGMQPYCHYHSELMDNMAACDEWSSRSENRH; encoded by the coding sequence ATGACGAGTCTCTCGGAGGCGTACAGGGCGGGAACGAGACACGCGAGCGACCGTCGACTGTACGCCGGCGTCGGGCTGTTTCTGACCGGCGCACTGCTCGTCGTTCTCGGTATCGTTGCCGCGACGACGAATCTCCTCGTCGGTCCGGAGGCGCCGCTCTGGCAGGCGCGGGAGCTCGGGATAACGCTCGGTGGCCTCGGCGTCCCGGCGGTGTTCCTCGGCATCTTCGCCATCCTCCCCGCCGGGCGGCGAACCCGCCTCGCCGCCGTCCTCGGCGCGCTCATCACGCTCGCCGGAGTCGCGCTGTTCTGGGAGGCGTACCCGTGTCAGTGGTCCGGTGCGTCCTGCGGCGGCGGACAGATGGAACTCACTCTTCCCACGCTGGGCCTCTACTTCCTCGGCAGCGCCACCACCTTCTGGTGTCTGTTCGTCGGCGTCGCGAACTTCAAGACGCGAAACGACCCCGGCGGCACCGTCCGCATGGAGGTCACCCGCCAGGGCGAGACGAAGATCGTCGAGGTCGAACGCTCGGCCGTGAAGGGTCTCGGCGGCGTCGGACTGCTCGGCGCGACGCCTGACGGCGAGGTGGAGACGCAGACCAATCAACCGACGAACGTGAGTTCGGTCGACTCGGTCGGGGGTACCTCGGAGAACCCGTCGCGAGGCAGTTTCGGCAGCTCTCGCTCGAACCACTCCTCCGCCTCGGACGGTTCCCCCAGTTGGAGCAGCACCTCCAACTCGACCGTCAGCGACGGCGGCGCGGCGGACTCGGACATCTACTCGCCGCTGGACGACCCTGTCCCCGGCGACGCGGAGGTACTGTCGTCGGAGACGCCGAGTCAGCCCCGGCAACCGAAAGGCGACAGCTACTGCGGAAGCTGTGCGCACTTCGAGTACGTTCGGACCGAACACGGCATGCAGCCGTACTGCCACTACCACAGCGAACTGATGGACAACATGGCCGCCTGCGACGAGTGGAGCAGTCGGAGCGAGAACCGCCACTGA
- a CDS encoding Mut7-C RNAse domain-containing protein, with product MGKDENAETPKHSTDPENAALLLDVMLGKLAVYLRMCGYDAVYALDRGIEADDRLLVLADEGGRRLLTRDVQLAQRTSDGVLLESRDVTDQLRELEEAGFELSLNDQPVRCGRCNGPVERVGGDEKVPEYAPNPSERAVFRCTRCGQHFWKGSHWDAVEEALASL from the coding sequence ATGGGCAAAGACGAGAACGCTGAAACGCCGAAGCACTCCACAGACCCCGAGAACGCGGCGTTGTTGCTCGACGTGATGCTCGGCAAACTCGCGGTGTACCTCCGGATGTGCGGCTACGACGCCGTTTACGCGCTCGACCGGGGAATAGAAGCCGACGACCGACTGCTGGTACTCGCCGATGAGGGAGGTCGTCGGCTCCTCACCCGCGACGTGCAACTCGCACAGCGCACGAGCGACGGCGTCCTCCTCGAATCGCGCGATGTCACCGACCAGTTACGGGAGCTCGAAGAAGCGGGCTTCGAGCTCTCCCTTAACGATCAGCCCGTTCGCTGCGGGCGGTGCAACGGTCCTGTCGAACGGGTCGGCGGCGACGAAAAAGTCCCCGAGTACGCCCCCAACCCGAGCGAGCGGGCGGTGTTTCGGTGCACTCGCTGCGGGCAGCACTTCTGGAAGGGGAGTCACTGGGACGCAGTCGAAGAGGCGCTCGCGTCGCTCTGA
- the polX gene encoding DNA polymerase/3'-5' exonuclease PolX, with protein sequence MTTNAELAHRFEEFAEFLEAQGVDYKPQSYRRAAENIRSHPRSVADLAREGQDAVEEIDGVGDAISSKIVEYVETGEIEELEELRAELPVDMFALTSVEGVGPKTVGDLYEALGITTLDELEAAAEAGEIQDVKGFGAKTERNILDNIPFARQSQARELLGDARPVADELLAYLRDVDDVESAEVAGSIRRWRDTIGDVDVLVGSADSEAVVSTFTGWPSADGVIEAGESKASLRANGIRVDLRIVVPDEFGSALQYFTGSRDHNIQLRNVAIDRDLKINEYGIFDISAVEDPDAGQRVGDRIGGRTEAEIYEVLDLPVIPPELREDNGEIQAAQNGTLPDLVGEDKIRGDLHTHTDWSDGKHSVEEMVAAAAERGYDYHCVTDHATGPGMVGGVGLDDDDLREQMDEIEVVRESADIEVFHGVEANVNADGDISVDDDLLAELDVVVASPHSALDQGREDATDRLVAAIEHPSVDIIGHPTGRLINQRAGLDPDFDRLAAAAAEHDTALEINANPARLDLWGEVVKVAVDAGATIAINTDAHSPGEFENVRYGVHTARRGWAETADVLNARDAAGVREFVD encoded by the coding sequence GTGACGACGAACGCCGAACTCGCCCACCGCTTCGAGGAGTTCGCGGAGTTCCTCGAAGCCCAGGGCGTCGACTACAAACCGCAGAGCTACCGCCGCGCCGCCGAGAACATCAGAAGCCACCCGCGGTCGGTCGCCGACCTCGCCAGAGAGGGGCAGGACGCCGTCGAGGAGATAGACGGCGTCGGCGACGCCATCTCCAGCAAAATCGTCGAGTACGTCGAAACCGGCGAAATCGAGGAGCTCGAAGAACTCCGCGCCGAACTCCCGGTCGACATGTTCGCGCTGACAAGCGTCGAGGGCGTCGGTCCCAAGACGGTCGGTGACCTCTACGAGGCGCTGGGAATAACGACGCTCGACGAGTTGGAAGCCGCGGCGGAGGCGGGCGAGATACAGGACGTGAAGGGATTCGGCGCGAAGACCGAGCGGAACATCCTCGACAACATCCCGTTCGCCCGCCAGTCGCAGGCGCGCGAACTGCTCGGCGACGCTCGCCCGGTGGCCGACGAACTGCTCGCCTACCTCCGCGACGTTGACGACGTCGAATCCGCGGAGGTCGCCGGATCGATTCGCCGCTGGCGCGACACCATCGGCGACGTGGACGTGCTCGTCGGCAGCGCCGACAGCGAGGCCGTCGTCTCGACGTTCACCGGCTGGCCGAGCGCCGACGGCGTCATCGAGGCGGGCGAGAGCAAGGCGAGTCTCCGCGCGAACGGCATCCGAGTCGACCTCCGCATCGTCGTCCCCGACGAGTTCGGCTCCGCGCTGCAGTACTTCACCGGGAGTCGCGACCACAACATCCAATTGCGGAACGTCGCCATTGACCGCGACCTGAAGATAAACGAGTACGGTATCTTCGATATTTCGGCGGTCGAAGACCCCGACGCGGGCCAGCGCGTCGGCGACCGAATTGGCGGGCGCACGGAGGCCGAGATCTACGAGGTGCTCGACCTCCCCGTCATCCCGCCCGAACTCCGCGAAGACAACGGCGAGATTCAGGCGGCGCAGAACGGCACGCTTCCGGACCTCGTCGGGGAGGACAAGATTCGCGGCGACCTCCACACGCACACCGACTGGTCCGACGGAAAGCACAGCGTCGAGGAGATGGTCGCCGCTGCCGCCGAGCGAGGCTACGACTACCACTGCGTCACCGACCACGCGACCGGTCCGGGGATGGTCGGCGGCGTCGGGCTCGACGACGACGACCTCAGAGAACAGATGGACGAAATCGAAGTAGTCCGCGAGAGCGCCGACATCGAGGTGTTCCACGGCGTCGAGGCGAACGTCAACGCCGACGGCGACATCTCCGTCGACGACGACCTGCTCGCCGAACTTGATGTCGTCGTCGCCTCGCCGCACAGCGCCCTCGACCAGGGGCGTGAAGACGCAACCGACCGCCTCGTCGCTGCTATCGAGCATCCGTCGGTCGATATCATCGGTCATCCCACGGGTCGTCTCATCAACCAACGCGCGGGCCTCGACCCAGATTTCGACCGACTTGCGGCGGCCGCCGCCGAGCACGACACCGCGCTCGAAATCAACGCGAACCCGGCGCGGCTTGACCTCTGGGGCGAGGTCGTCAAAGTCGCCGTCGACGCCGGCGCGACCATCGCTATCAACACCGACGCGCACAGCCCCGGCGAGTTCGAGAACGTGCGCTACGGCGTCCACACCGCCCGTCGCGGATGGGCCGAGACCGCGGACGTACTCAACGCGCGCGACGCGGCGGGCGTCCGCGAGTTCGTCGACTGA
- a CDS encoding DUF5788 family protein, whose protein sequence is MKQFERKRLLERVNREGATIGADIPDRIDVQGEEIDLRQFVFEIKRRDTIPPGERKRVDQAKKNLRRERLQRFQRIENNEVSYEEGERLVESIVGIDRALNALESLQPTDLNQEAELQEAADKKRWMKFLRQALGRDDSAGRMGR, encoded by the coding sequence ATGAAGCAGTTCGAGCGAAAGCGGTTGTTGGAGCGGGTCAACCGCGAGGGCGCGACGATCGGCGCGGACATCCCCGACCGCATCGACGTGCAGGGAGAGGAGATAGACCTCCGCCAGTTCGTCTTTGAGATCAAGCGGCGCGATACCATCCCGCCCGGCGAGAGAAAGCGCGTCGACCAGGCGAAGAAGAATCTCCGCCGCGAGCGACTCCAGCGATTCCAGCGAATCGAGAACAACGAGGTGAGCTACGAGGAGGGCGAGCGACTCGTCGAGAGCATCGTCGGCATCGACCGGGCGCTGAACGCCCTCGAATCGCTCCAACCGACCGACCTGAATCAGGAGGCGGAGCTACAGGAGGCCGCCGACAAGAAGCGGTGGATGAAGTTCCTCCGACAGGCGCTCGGCCGCGACGACTCCGCGGGGCGGATGGGCCGATGA
- a CDS encoding alkaline phosphatase family protein: MGLFDRLRGNDNPRVAFIGIDGVPFSLLDEHRDEFPNFARLADEGTAGAIDSIVPPESSACWPALTTGVNPGETGVYGFQDREVGSYDTYVPMGRDVQATRLWDRVSEAGMDATVMNVPVTFPPQRNVQRMVSGFLSPGVDKAAQPDELRDTLNSMGYRIDVDAKLGHQEDKTEFVEDAHDTIEKRFEAFSHYIQKDDWDLFFGVFMTTDRLNHFLFKDYERDGPNKQAFFDFYRKVDDYIGQIREMLPDDVTLIVASDHGFTSLDYEVHFNTWLEQEGWLSYESDDHSELGDIADETTAYSLIPGRFYLNLEGREPRGSVPEDEYEDVRAELKEQLESLEGPDGRKVCDRVVECEEAFRGDHEDIAPDLVAIPAHGFDLKAGFKGHDDVFGTGPRNGMHSFDNATLFIDDAEANIGEADLFDIAPTILDLMEIEYSRAELDGASLV; this comes from the coding sequence ATGGGTTTGTTCGACCGACTGCGCGGTAACGACAATCCGCGTGTCGCTTTCATCGGTATCGACGGCGTTCCTTTCAGTCTTCTCGACGAACACCGCGACGAGTTCCCAAACTTCGCGCGTCTGGCCGACGAGGGGACCGCCGGAGCGATAGACAGCATCGTCCCGCCGGAGTCGAGCGCCTGCTGGCCCGCGTTGACGACGGGCGTCAACCCCGGCGAAACGGGCGTCTACGGCTTCCAGGACCGCGAGGTCGGCTCCTACGACACCTACGTTCCGATGGGTCGCGACGTGCAGGCGACGCGCCTCTGGGACCGCGTCAGCGAGGCCGGGATGGACGCGACGGTGATGAACGTCCCCGTCACGTTCCCGCCGCAGCGGAACGTCCAGCGGATGGTCTCGGGGTTCCTCTCGCCAGGCGTCGACAAGGCGGCGCAACCGGACGAACTCCGCGACACGCTCAACTCGATGGGCTACCGCATCGACGTGGACGCGAAACTCGGCCACCAGGAGGACAAGACCGAGTTCGTCGAGGACGCCCACGACACCATCGAAAAGCGGTTCGAGGCGTTCTCACACTACATCCAGAAGGACGACTGGGACCTCTTCTTCGGCGTGTTCATGACGACCGACCGCCTCAACCACTTCCTGTTCAAGGACTACGAGCGCGACGGCCCGAACAAGCAGGCGTTCTTCGACTTCTACAGGAAAGTCGACGACTACATCGGGCAGATTCGCGAGATGCTCCCCGACGACGTGACGCTCATCGTCGCCTCCGACCACGGCTTCACCTCGCTGGACTACGAGGTCCACTTCAACACGTGGCTCGAACAGGAGGGGTGGCTCAGCTACGAGAGCGACGACCACTCCGAACTCGGCGACATCGCCGACGAGACAACGGCGTACTCGCTCATCCCGGGCCGGTTCTACCTCAACCTCGAAGGCCGCGAACCGCGTGGCAGCGTCCCCGAAGACGAGTACGAAGACGTCCGCGCCGAACTGAAAGAGCAGTTGGAGAGCCTCGAAGGTCCCGACGGCCGGAAGGTGTGCGACCGCGTCGTCGAGTGCGAGGAGGCGTTCCGCGGCGACCACGAGGACATCGCGCCAGACCTCGTCGCCATCCCCGCGCACGGGTTCGACCTGAAAGCCGGGTTCAAAGGTCACGACGACGTGTTCGGTACCGGCCCGCGGAACGGGATGCACAGCTTCGACAACGCGACGCTGTTCATCGACGACGCCGAGGCGAACATCGGCGAAGCCGACCTCTTCGACATCGCGCCGACCATCCTCGATCTGATGGAGATAGAGTACTCCCGCGCAGAACTCGACGGCGCGAGCCTCGTTTAG
- a CDS encoding tubulin/FtsZ family protein — protein MKTVLIGVGQAGGKLATALAEFDSRMGFGAVRGALAVNSAKADLQPLPLDTVLVGQDRVKGHGVGGDNELGAEVMQSDAREVMGELDGRITAEAEAIFVVAGLGGGTGSGGMPVLVKELKRVYDVPVYGLGILPGRDEGSMYQVNAGRSLKTVAREADSVLLVDNDAWRSSGESMEEGFDAINQAIAQRIGLLLASGEATEDVGESVVDSSEIINTLRSGGVAALGYASSEASEEAEENINTVMSTVRRALLTGTSLPEATEADSALVVVAGKAETISRKGVERARRWVEEETGSLQVRGGDFPLESGRLAALVLLGGVERSDRLQQFMERAKQAQQETGEEKPDPVGMWDNDQIDSLL, from the coding sequence ATGAAAACCGTCCTGATAGGTGTCGGACAGGCTGGCGGGAAACTCGCCACGGCGTTGGCCGAGTTCGACTCACGGATGGGCTTCGGTGCGGTCCGAGGCGCACTTGCAGTCAACAGCGCGAAAGCAGACCTCCAGCCCCTCCCGCTCGATACGGTCCTCGTCGGTCAGGACCGCGTCAAGGGCCACGGCGTCGGCGGCGACAACGAACTCGGCGCGGAAGTGATGCAGTCGGACGCCCGCGAGGTGATGGGCGAACTCGACGGCCGAATCACCGCCGAGGCAGAAGCCATCTTCGTCGTCGCGGGTCTCGGCGGCGGCACTGGCAGCGGCGGAATGCCCGTCCTCGTGAAGGAACTGAAGCGCGTCTACGACGTCCCCGTCTACGGTCTCGGCATCCTCCCCGGCCGCGACGAAGGATCGATGTACCAGGTGAACGCGGGTCGCTCGCTGAAAACCGTCGCTCGCGAAGCCGATTCGGTGCTGCTCGTCGACAACGACGCATGGCGCTCCTCCGGCGAGAGCATGGAGGAGGGGTTCGACGCCATCAACCAGGCAATCGCCCAACGCATCGGTCTCCTTCTGGCCTCCGGCGAGGCGACCGAGGACGTCGGCGAAAGCGTGGTCGACTCCTCCGAGATCATCAACACCCTCCGCTCGGGTGGCGTCGCGGCGCTCGGCTACGCCAGTTCCGAGGCCAGCGAGGAGGCGGAGGAGAACATCAACACCGTCATGAGCACCGTCCGTCGGGCGCTTCTCACCGGGACGAGTCTCCCGGAGGCGACGGAGGCTGACTCGGCGCTCGTCGTCGTCGCCGGCAAGGCCGAGACGATTTCGCGGAAAGGCGTCGAGCGGGCGCGGCGCTGGGTTGAGGAGGAAACCGGCAGCCTGCAGGTCCGCGGCGGCGACTTCCCGCTGGAGAGCGGCCGCCTCGCGGCGCTCGTCCTGCTCGGCGGCGTCGAGCGCTCCGACCGACTCCAGCAGTTCATGGAGCGCGCGAAGCAGGCCCAACAGGAGACCGGAGAGGAGAAACCCGACCCGGTCGGGATGTGGGACAACGACCAGATCGATTCGCTGTTGTAG
- a CDS encoding DUF7286 family protein codes for MADRARLAARAAYFERVLARPDSRAVWTAERYDRLGETLADRGATASSPSELGRLVETAEGAVVPEPRTFGDDAPASDVALHPDGSPAYLTLGSVERTHAPMILPNASYRPLAARNTNLVTVPYGDVVDHALKGSKRVSLRTGGQVLVVANRTAAATGNETLDERRQRLGSEVADGVDVTKDVARTTLERETALSATEHRAAVERGFDRWDGHGQRALAAVNGSAATAIAEEVGKRRDWTSGPSRFAGYTRSSLSPRGAARLDRPTSGTSVTATR; via the coding sequence GTGGCCGACCGGGCGCGTCTCGCGGCGCGAGCAGCGTATTTCGAGCGCGTCCTCGCACGTCCCGATTCGCGGGCTGTTTGGACGGCGGAGCGGTACGACCGACTGGGGGAGACGCTGGCCGACCGCGGAGCGACGGCGTCGTCGCCGTCGGAACTCGGTCGACTCGTCGAAACTGCCGAGGGAGCGGTCGTTCCCGAACCGCGGACGTTCGGCGACGACGCACCCGCCAGCGACGTTGCCCTTCACCCAGACGGCTCGCCCGCGTACCTCACGCTCGGGAGCGTCGAGCGGACCCACGCGCCGATGATTCTGCCGAACGCGAGCTATCGACCGCTGGCTGCGCGGAACACGAACCTCGTGACGGTTCCGTACGGCGACGTCGTCGACCACGCGCTGAAGGGATCGAAGCGGGTGAGCCTCCGGACCGGCGGGCAGGTCCTCGTCGTGGCGAACCGAACCGCCGCCGCGACCGGCAACGAGACCCTCGACGAGAGACGGCAGCGACTTGGCAGCGAGGTCGCCGACGGTGTCGACGTGACGAAGGACGTAGCTCGGACGACGCTCGAACGGGAGACGGCGCTCTCGGCGACGGAACACCGCGCAGCCGTCGAGCGCGGATTCGACCGCTGGGACGGCCACGGGCAGCGCGCGCTCGCCGCCGTCAACGGCTCTGCGGCGACGGCGATTGCCGAGGAAGTCGGAAAGCGCCGCGACTGGACGTCTGGACCGTCGAGATTCGCGGGGTATACGCGCAGTTCGTTGTCACCGCGCGGCGCGGCCCGGCTGGATCGGCCGACCTCCGGTACGTCCGTGACGGCGACGCGGTGA
- a CDS encoding DUF7286 family protein has protein sequence MRGVYAQFVVTARRGPAGSADLRYVRDGDAVTLDDDAERLGRSDRISFEAQTTVVVAVPPTPPASTT, from the coding sequence ATTCGCGGGGTATACGCGCAGTTCGTTGTCACCGCGCGGCGCGGCCCGGCTGGATCGGCCGACCTCCGGTACGTCCGTGACGGCGACGCGGTGACGCTCGACGACGACGCCGAGCGGTTGGGTCGGAGCGATCGCATCTCGTTCGAGGCGCAGACGACCGTCGTCGTGGCCGTCCCCCCGACGCCGCCGGCGTCGACGACGTGA
- a CDS encoding DUF5791 family protein, producing the protein MLYDAAENPGSLTPDELRAAYDSQLAAVVDAAGVETVAAESGVDRDRISALAGGESPDLTLEEAAGILAVGDGYPDREAIVLELRDHLLMGMTTGVLDVDTIAANIDADLTGQEVQQALEGRIRFPLDDLAAVHSFIAGRNDR; encoded by the coding sequence ATGCTCTACGACGCTGCGGAGAACCCCGGGTCGCTGACGCCAGACGAGTTGCGCGCCGCCTACGACTCGCAGCTGGCCGCCGTCGTCGACGCCGCCGGCGTCGAAACGGTCGCCGCCGAGTCGGGCGTCGACCGCGATCGTATTTCGGCGCTCGCCGGCGGCGAGTCGCCGGACCTCACGCTCGAAGAGGCCGCCGGCATCCTCGCCGTCGGCGACGGCTACCCCGACCGGGAGGCCATCGTCCTCGAACTGCGCGACCACCTGCTGATGGGGATGACGACGGGCGTCCTCGACGTGGACACCATCGCCGCGAACATCGACGCTGACCTCACTGGCCAGGAGGTCCAGCAGGCGCTCGAAGGCCGCATCCGGTTCCCGCTCGACGACCTCGCGGCGGTCCACAGCTTCATCGCCGGGCGGAACGATCGCTGA
- a CDS encoding SDR family oxidoreductase, whose amino-acid sequence MASVAPDAGGEGERVVILGCGYVGLELGRQLTAAGHDAVGVRRSDDGLDAIESAGFEAVRADVTDAASLASVPDADWLVFAASSGGRAADAAREVFVEGQQTALAAFFERDDPPERYVYTSSTGVYGDHDGDWVDEETEIRPTTEKTRVLAEAERVARETPCEHGFDGTVTRFAGLYGPNRYRLERYLEGPVTEGYLNMVHRDDAAGTIAYLLETDRGRDEVVLVVDDEPAEKWTFADWLADECGVERPPKRTKQERLEAGDLSEAARRRILTSKRCSNARLRELGYEFRYSDYREGYAAAVERYRSEER is encoded by the coding sequence ATGGCGTCGGTCGCACCGGACGCCGGCGGTGAGGGTGAGCGAGTGGTCATCCTCGGCTGCGGCTACGTCGGTCTCGAACTCGGCCGTCAGCTGACGGCTGCGGGTCACGACGCGGTCGGCGTCCGGCGCTCCGACGACGGGCTGGACGCCATCGAGTCGGCGGGGTTCGAGGCCGTGCGCGCGGACGTGACCGACGCGGCGTCGCTCGCTTCGGTGCCGGACGCCGACTGGCTCGTCTTCGCCGCGAGTTCCGGCGGACGCGCCGCGGACGCCGCTCGCGAGGTGTTCGTGGAGGGACAGCAGACGGCGCTCGCCGCGTTCTTCGAGCGTGACGACCCGCCGGAGCGGTACGTCTACACGTCGAGTACCGGCGTCTACGGCGACCACGACGGCGACTGGGTGGACGAAGAGACGGAGATACGCCCGACGACGGAGAAAACGCGCGTGTTGGCCGAAGCCGAGCGCGTCGCCCGCGAGACGCCGTGCGAGCACGGTTTCGACGGCACCGTCACACGGTTCGCGGGGCTGTACGGCCCGAACCGCTACCGGTTGGAGCGGTATCTCGAAGGCCCGGTCACCGAGGGCTACCTCAACATGGTCCACCGCGACGACGCCGCCGGGACCATCGCGTACCTGCTGGAGACCGACCGGGGGCGCGACGAGGTGGTGTTGGTCGTCGACGACGAACCGGCCGAGAAGTGGACGTTCGCCGATTGGCTCGCCGACGAGTGCGGTGTCGAGCGACCGCCGAAACGAACGAAGCAGGAGCGACTCGAGGCGGGCGACCTCTCGGAGGCGGCGCGGCGACGGATTCTGACGAGCAAGCGCTGCTCGAACGCCCGACTGCGCGAACTCGGTTACGAGTTTCGGTATTCCGACTACCGCGAAGGGTACGCGGCCGCGGTCGAACGGTACCGGAGCGAAGAGCGGTAA
- a CDS encoding DHH family phosphoesterase — MPSRVAATEALSDAEVFVRDNPEIATVLAVGLVALFGVSYALRWFRRPMGVQFKRALSDLDEIAVLMHPNPDPDAMAAAIGVACLADQVDTVARIQFTGQIRHQENRAFRTVLDLDLEQIDHVSEIAAENVVLVDHNTPRGFAGAESVLPFAVVDHHPGDGAGEEFTDVRTNYGASASIVAEYFRDIGAKPVPPDQHASEINARYTMPSTVATGLLYGILSDTKRLTAGCVAADFTASGYLYPGVDEDLLDRIANPQVGAEVLEVKARAIAGRKIKGSFAVSDVGPVSNVDAIPQAADELMHLEGVTAVVVCGERDGTVYLSGRSRDDRVHMGRALEAAVSDIPSASAGGHARMGGGQIPQVDPTGGDVPSPVPRNGLVDRLFQTLTGDV, encoded by the coding sequence ATGCCGAGTAGGGTCGCCGCGACGGAGGCGCTCTCCGACGCGGAGGTGTTCGTCCGCGATAACCCCGAGATAGCGACGGTGCTGGCCGTCGGTCTCGTCGCGCTGTTCGGCGTCAGCTACGCGCTCCGCTGGTTTCGCCGTCCGATGGGGGTGCAGTTCAAGCGAGCGCTGTCGGATTTAGACGAAATCGCGGTGTTGATGCATCCGAACCCGGACCCCGACGCGATGGCGGCGGCCATCGGCGTCGCCTGCCTCGCCGACCAGGTCGACACGGTGGCGCGCATCCAGTTCACCGGGCAGATACGCCATCAGGAGAACCGCGCCTTTCGGACCGTCCTCGATCTGGATCTCGAACAGATAGACCACGTCTCCGAAATCGCCGCCGAGAACGTCGTCCTCGTCGACCACAACACGCCCCGCGGGTTCGCGGGCGCCGAGAGCGTGCTCCCCTTCGCCGTCGTCGACCACCACCCCGGTGACGGCGCGGGCGAGGAGTTCACCGACGTGCGGACGAACTACGGCGCGAGCGCCAGCATCGTCGCCGAGTACTTCCGCGACATCGGCGCGAAACCCGTCCCGCCGGACCAGCACGCCAGCGAGATAAACGCCCGTTACACGATGCCGTCAACGGTAGCGACCGGGCTGCTCTACGGTATCCTCTCCGACACGAAGCGGCTCACCGCCGGGTGCGTCGCCGCCGACTTCACTGCCAGCGGTTACCTCTACCCCGGCGTCGACGAGGACCTCCTCGACCGCATCGCCAACCCGCAGGTCGGCGCGGAGGTGTTGGAAGTGAAAGCCCGCGCCATCGCGGGCCGGAAGATAAAAGGCTCGTTCGCCGTCAGCGACGTGGGTCCGGTCTCGAACGTCGACGCCATCCCGCAGGCGGCGGACGAACTAATGCACCTCGAAGGCGTGACGGCCGTCGTCGTCTGCGGCGAGCGCGACGGCACGGTGTATCTCTCGGGTCGCTCCCGCGACGACCGGGTCCACATGGGCCGAGCGCTGGAGGCGGCAGTCTCGGACATCCCGAGCGCCTCGGCGGGCGGCCACGCCCGGATGGGCGGCGGTCAGATTCCGCAGGTCGACCCCACCGGCGGCGACGTGCCGAGCCCGGTGCCCCGAAACGGACTGGTCGACCGATTGTTCCAGACGCTCACCGGCGACGTGTAA